In Xanthomonas fragariae, the genomic window GTGCGGTGATCTGGGTCGAGCGCGAAGGCCAGAAGGCCATCGTGATCGGCAAGGGCGGCACCCGCTTGAAGGACATCGGTGGCAAGGCACGTTTGCAGATGGAGCGGCTGTTCGGTGCCAAGGTGTTCCTGGAAACCTGGGTACGCGTGCGTGAAGGCTGGTCGGACGACGAGGCGGTGTTGAAGGCGTTCGGTTACGAATGAAGCCGGGAGCCGGTGACCTGGGAACAGTGCGGCATGGGTCGTTGAATATGGGCAGGCAGTGGTAGTGCACGCGGTGGCTCGATTGGTTGGATCTTGTGTCGTTACCGCTGCGGTTGTCTTTAGAGGCTTTTGCCGCATGCTGCTTCGTTTGATCGCTCGCCGTGTCTTTGCCTTTACCGGGTCCTCAATCCCCGGTCCCCGCTCCGGCTATACCCCATGCTGATCGAACACGAACGCGGTTTCGTCCTGCATGTGCGTGCCTGGCGCGAGACCAGCTTGCTGGTGGAGGTGCTGACTGAGCAACATGGGCGGGTCGGGCTGCTGGCACGCGGTGTGCATGGGTTGCGCAAGCAGGCATTGCGCGCTGCGTTGCAGCCACTGCAACTGATCCAGTTCAGCGCGGTGCAGCGGGGCGAACTTGCTCAGCTGCACCAAGCCGAAGCGCTGGACACCGCGCCGCGGTTAGCAGGCGAAACCATGCTGGCCGGCTTCTATATCAGCGAGTTGCTGCTGCGCCTGATTCCGCGCAACGATTCGGTACCCGAGCTGTTTGATTGCTATGCGCAAGCGCGCGCCCATCTGGCCTCCGATCTGCCGTTGGCCTGGGGACTGCGCCAATTCGAGCGCGATGTGCTGGAAGGGCTCGGGTTCGCCTTCGATCTGCAACACGACAGCGACGGGCAACCGATCGAACCGGCGGCGCGCTATCGGCTCGATCCGCAAGAAGGTGCAATGCGCGTATTGAGTGAGCGACTGGCGCAGGATCGGCGCGAAACAGTGACCGGCGCGGCGCTACTGGCCTTGGGCAAGGACGTCATGCCGGCGGTCGACGACATGCCCGGCCTGCGTCGCAGCATGCGCAGTGTGCTGCTGCATCATCTGGGCGGACGCGGCCTAAAATCCTGGGAAATGCTTGAGGACCTGGCGCGCCACCGCTGATGGGACTGAGTCTCTATCGTGCACACGATGGTGCTCAAGAAGGCTTGAATCCAGACCAGATCGGCAGCGCGTAGTTGAGCGTTGGGTCGACCCCAAACAACATTGACGTAGCAACATCTCAGTGCAACAGCGCAGCCACTGCCGCATGAAACTGAGTCCGCGCCGTTTTCGACTGCGGATCGCCGCGCAGCAAGCGCACCGCACCGGCAAGCCGCGCCGCGCCCACGAACCCGCAACTGGCCAGCAGCCGATGCAGATGGTTGCCTAGTGCCTGCTCGTCGCTCATCTGCAAGGCCGAATCCACCGCTTCGCGCGTGCCCGGCAATTCCGCCAGGAATAACTCGCGCAGCGCGTTGAGATGGTGTTGCTGGCCGTTGAGTGCGCTGAGCGCGGCCGCTTCGTCCCAGTCACTAGCGGCGATGTCGAGCACACCGACCGGCGCCACGCTGTAGCGGCCGCGTGCCAGACCACGACGGACTGCCTGCAGCAGGCGT contains:
- a CDS encoding response regulator codes for the protein MNIATRQEPHPRLLLVEDDPISRGFLQAVLEGLPAQVDCADSLSSALDRARERRHDLWLIDVNLPDGTGSGLLRALRLLHPDVPALAHTADGNMAMQRSLQSDGFLEMLVKPLTSERLLQAVRRGLARGRYSVAPVGVLDIAASDWDEAAALSALNGQQHHLNALRELFLAELPGTREAVDSALQMSDEQALGNHLHRLLASCGFVGAARLAGAVRLLRGDPQSKTARTQFHAAVAALLH
- the recO gene encoding DNA repair protein RecO, which gives rise to MLIEHERGFVLHVRAWRETSLLVEVLTEQHGRVGLLARGVHGLRKQALRAALQPLQLIQFSAVQRGELAQLHQAEALDTAPRLAGETMLAGFYISELLLRLIPRNDSVPELFDCYAQARAHLASDLPLAWGLRQFERDVLEGLGFAFDLQHDSDGQPIEPAARYRLDPQEGAMRVLSERLAQDRRETVTGAALLALGKDVMPAVDDMPGLRRSMRSVLLHHLGGRGLKSWEMLEDLARHR